CCGTTTGAGCGGGGGGATCCCCAGAGTCATAAACAAGATCATGGATCGGGCTCTGCTCGTGGCCTTCGCCCGGGGTACCCATCGCCTGAGTCCGGGGCTTCTGCGGGAGGCGGCGGAGGCAGCGGCCCTGCCCTCCACCGCGATTCGAACCGGCGGGAAAAGGATCCGGTGGATGGCCGGATTGGTCTTATTGGTGCTTCTTCTGGGGCTGGCCTATGTCTACCTTGTGGGTCGTTAAACCCAAAGGGGAGGGCTTCGTAGGGCTTCGGGCCTCCGGTGGTCGCCGGGGCTGGACCTTTTCGGAGGTGCGGGAGCTCGAGCCCGGAGAACTCCGGAATCGTCCCGTTCTGGCCCTGGATACCCGGCCCCAGGTTTACTTTTCCCGTGAGACCCTGACCAAGGGCCCTCGCGAGATCCTGGCCATTCAGGCCGAGGACAAGGTCCGGGAGTCCGGCTTTTTTACCGGGACCTTCAGAGTGGTCTTTCACAAACTTTCGGAAGGGCCGGTCAACATTGAGGTCGGGCTTCTGGCCCTGGATCCCTCCGGAGCGGAGGGGCTGCTCAGGCGGCTCGGAGAGGTTCAGGCTCGCCTCAAGGGGATCTATCACGAGGTCCTGGGGCTGGCCTACCTGGTGGCCCGGGAGGACGGAGAACCGATCCTGACCGCCCGGTTGAACGAGGAGGGGCTCTGGCTGGTGGTCTCCGAAAGGGGACACCCCACCTACATGCGCTTTCAGGCCGTGGACGAGTTCCTGGGGGTGGAGGGACTCCCGGTGGAAGAAAACATCCTGGCGGTACTCGATTATTACGAGAGGTTTTTCGGGAAACCCATCCGCCGGCTCTTCCCCTGCGGTCCGCTAAGGGATCGCCTCCGTGAGGCCGGACACCTGGAGGTGTGGACCCCTTCCCTCGAAGGCTTTAAGGCCCGCGAGGAGGACATCCTTACCCATCCGGAGCTCTTCGGAGCCCCTTTCGTCCCCGGGGACTACAACCTCCTTCCCCCCTATCACCGAAGCTTCCTCCGGGGCCTGGAGTGGGTGCGTTACGCCGGAGCGGCCCTTTTCGCGATAACCATACTGAATTACGGTCTCTTTTTTCACCTTTATCGCAAGAATCGTCACCTGGATCGAGAGCTGAGGGGGCTCTCCCGGCAGTTACAGCGGAATATCGCCCGGCTGGAAAAAGACTATCCCCCGGATCAGGTGGAAAAACTCCGGATGTACCTCGAGTTGAAGAAAAAGTTCGAGGCTCAGCCCCGCATGGACGAATTTCTCTGGTGGCTGGCCCAGAAGTTGCCCGAGGGGGTGCGGGTCAAAGAAATACGGGTGCGCAGGGAGGCTCAGGGATACCGGCTGAGGCTTTCCTTCGCGTTTGAGGGGAGGCTCCGCCCGGCTCGACGGGCCTTTTACTCCTTTTTCGAGGCCTTCAAAGAGAGAGCCCGGGTGGAGAAGAGTCGTTTCGACTACGACGAACTGAACCAAAAGGCCTCCTTTTTCCTGGAGGTGCGTCTCCGATGAGGGAGCTTCTGCGCGTCTATCGCCGGGAGTGGCTGGGGCTGGTGGCTCTGCTCGCCGTCTTCACCCTGAGTTTCTACCTGGTGATGCGAGCCTACTCCCACTATCGGAAAGACCTTCACCTTGTCCGTCAGACCCGGAGCAGTCTGGCCCAGACCCGGGACCTTTTGACCCGCCTGGAAACCTACGGTAGATATCCATTCTGGCGCCGCCTCACCCCCCCGCAGGAAATCCAGATTCTGGAAAAGGTGGGACTCCGCCCCCTCGATGAGGCCATCCTTAAACTTTCCGAGCTTTACACCGAACGGGGCTTTTTCTTCCTGGAGGAATTTCGGCTTAACACCTGCGTGGAGACGGGAGGGCGACGCCGTGGTTGCGTGCCCCACCTCCTGGTAAGAGGAAAAAAGGCGGTTTTTTGAACCATGGGAAGGTACATAGGATATCTGGTCTGGTGGGGACCGGTGCTCGTGGCGCTTACGATCTGCGCCCTTATTTACTGGCACCTTCGCCCCGATCTTTCCCGCCTGAGGGTCCCGCGTCCTCCGGAGGTTTACCGGAATCTGCCCCGGGTCTCTCCGGAAGTCGTAAAGTATGTCCCGGTTAGCCCGGTGCCGATCAGGGGTTTTGAGGAACCCCCGCCTTCTGCCCCCGCATCCCCCCGTGCGCTCGTCTCTCCCAGGTCTTACTACGAACTGAAAGCCGTGTTACGGGTGGGAAGACGGGCGATCTGCAAGTTTGAGGATAGTCTCTTCACGGTGGGCGATTCTCTGGGGCCCTTTAAAATAGTAAAAATCGGAGAAAATTATGTGGTACTCAGGGGCAAGAGGAAAACGATCAGGGTTTTTGTGGGTGAAAAGCTGGCTTTTTAGCCTGTGTATCCTCCTTCTGTGGGGATGCGCAGCCCACACCCCTCCTCCCTCACCGGAGCCCTCCCCGAATCCGGTTCCAGGGGGCTCCCCCGCTTCCCCCAAAAAGGAAACTCCCGATGCGGCGGTTCCGGTCATCAAACCTGTTTTCAAAAAGATCTCACCTCTGGAGACGCACCGGCTGAGTCTCTCTCTCCACCGGGAGGACGCTCTGGAGGTATTTTATCTTCTGGCCCGGGAGGCCGGGTTGAACCTGGTGATTTCCAAGGAGGTTAACCAGTACCTTCCCCCGGAGGCCCGGCTGATTACCGCGGAGTTTCACGACTACACCATAAAAGAAATTCTGGACACCCTGTGTCGGATCCTGGACCTTCACTACGAGATAAAGGAAGGAGTGATTTATGTAGAGGCCTTTCAGGAGCGAATATTTGATCTTTCCTTCCTTCAGACCCTTCGGGGGGCCAAATTC
The window above is part of the Thermosulfurimonas sp. F29 genome. Proteins encoded here:
- a CDS encoding YbjN domain-containing protein, producing MSTLWVVKPKGEGFVGLRASGGRRGWTFSEVRELEPGELRNRPVLALDTRPQVYFSRETLTKGPREILAIQAEDKVRESGFFTGTFRVVFHKLSEGPVNIEVGLLALDPSGAEGLLRRLGEVQARLKGIYHEVLGLAYLVAREDGEPILTARLNEEGLWLVVSERGHPTYMRFQAVDEFLGVEGLPVEENILAVLDYYERFFGKPIRRLFPCGPLRDRLREAGHLEVWTPSLEGFKAREEDILTHPELFGAPFVPGDYNLLPPYHRSFLRGLEWVRYAGAALFAITILNYGLFFHLYRKNRHLDRELRGLSRQLQRNIARLEKDYPPDQVEKLRMYLELKKKFEAQPRMDEFLWWLAQKLPEGVRVKEIRVRREAQGYRLRLSFAFEGRLRPARRAFYSFFEAFKERARVEKSRFDYDELNQKASFFLEVRLR